Proteins encoded by one window of Microcoleus sp. FACHB-831:
- a CDS encoding S-methyl-5'-thioadenosine phosphorylase — protein MAQAKIGIIGGSGLYKMDALKDVEEVQIDTPFGAPSDALILGTLQGTRVAFLARHGRNHTFLPSELPFRANIHAMKQLGVEYLISASAVGSLKEEAKPLDMVVPDQFIDRTKDRISTFFGEGIVAHIAFGDPVCKNLAKVVADAVESLQLPDVTLHRGGTYVCMEGPAFSTKAESNLYRSWGATVIGMTNLPEAKLAREAEIAYATLALVTDYDCWHSDHDSVTVDMVIANLQRNAVNAQKVIQETVRRLSENPPVSDAHSALKYAILTRLDNVPAAAKEKLGLLLKKYL, from the coding sequence ATGGCTCAGGCAAAAATTGGGATTATCGGTGGTAGCGGCCTATACAAAATGGACGCCCTCAAGGACGTAGAAGAGGTGCAGATAGACACGCCATTTGGCGCACCATCTGACGCATTAATATTAGGAACTTTGCAAGGAACGCGGGTTGCTTTCTTAGCTCGTCACGGTCGCAACCATACTTTTTTACCCTCTGAGTTGCCGTTTCGAGCTAATATCCACGCTATGAAGCAGCTAGGAGTCGAGTATTTAATATCTGCATCAGCTGTTGGTTCTCTCAAGGAAGAAGCTAAACCATTAGATATGGTAGTTCCGGATCAGTTTATTGACCGGACAAAAGATAGAATTTCCACATTTTTTGGGGAAGGAATTGTTGCACACATCGCTTTTGGCGATCCTGTCTGTAAGAATCTTGCCAAAGTGGTGGCTGATGCTGTTGAAAGTTTGCAACTGCCAGATGTAACTCTACATCGCGGCGGTACTTATGTATGCATGGAAGGGCCAGCATTTTCTACTAAAGCGGAGTCCAACCTCTATCGCAGTTGGGGCGCAACAGTAATTGGAATGACGAATCTGCCAGAGGCGAAGTTAGCACGAGAAGCGGAAATTGCTTATGCAACTTTAGCCTTAGTTACCGATTATGATTGCTGGCATTCAGACCATGACAGCGTGACGGTAGACATGGTGATTGCCAATCTACAACGCAATGCGGTAAATGCTCAGAAAGTGATACAAGAAACCGTGCGGCGTTTGAGTGAAAATCCTCCAGTTTCAGATGCTCACTCGGCGTTGAAGTATGCAATTCTTACTCGTCTGGATAATGTTCCGGCGGCGGCTAAGGAAAAGTTGGGTTTGTTGTTGAAGAAGTATTTGTAA
- a CDS encoding WbuC family cupin fold metalloprotein — MQPPQIKRLTQELLDTIAQQARNSPRQRQNYNFHDETEKVQRFLNVLQPGTYVRPHRHHRPAAMNGFEFFLVLQGEIGMIVMNEDGKILYTERISANGSTRGIELAEGTVHTLVALAPDTIILELKEGPYNSRGDKEFLEAFPTEGTPAATQLVEKWVGYFA; from the coding sequence GTGCAACCTCCACAAATCAAGCGCCTGACCCAAGAATTACTCGATACTATAGCCCAGCAAGCTCGTAACAGCCCCCGCCAGCGCCAAAACTACAATTTTCACGACGAAACCGAAAAAGTTCAACGCTTTCTCAACGTCCTCCAGCCTGGAACCTACGTGCGTCCCCACCGCCATCACCGTCCAGCGGCGATGAACGGGTTTGAGTTCTTCTTAGTTCTGCAAGGGGAAATAGGCATGATCGTCATGAATGAAGATGGTAAAATATTATACACAGAGCGTATAAGTGCTAATGGTTCAACCAGGGGGATTGAACTTGCCGAAGGAACAGTTCATACTCTAGTGGCGCTAGCTCCAGATACTATAATTCTGGAATTAAAAGAAGGGCCTTATAACTCTAGAGGCGATAAAGAATTTCTTGAGGCTTTCCCAACTGAGGGGACGCCAGCAGCGACGCAGTTGGTAGAAAAGTGGGTTGGGTACTTTGCTTAA
- a CDS encoding tetratricopeptide repeat protein, which produces MKINNLVASVVRALGAFTLLILLLFSGTATVEAAPFISHQPTSAVTMLNQQEQQEVQRLRLELEMRDRVQEEVDRAFSRTTILLNTLLFLLILVCIVTVSGVWLLSRNGIKQIPAYAPHELEEIGDKLAVQITAKVTADFKSQTEDFNQQIEKLKAELINQLLIPISEAQTALSELRQQIDIGFAEIERLRYEQYYQVQSDFEQEIETENYEAEYQTSEVVSDGQYELVAESEEAEAAVQEEFFNANDYLQQGEAHFAEGRYLEATQSYNAAVKLDPNLAEARYQNARSYAMQYRVNLAIGNLQWAIDMHEQYKEMAKTDSAFAAIRAEEQFKKLIYG; this is translated from the coding sequence ATGAAAATCAACAATCTAGTTGCGTCAGTTGTGCGTGCGCTTGGTGCATTTACTCTTTTGATACTTCTATTATTTTCTGGGACTGCTACTGTCGAGGCTGCACCATTTATATCACACCAGCCAACGTCTGCTGTAACGATGTTGAACCAGCAGGAGCAACAGGAAGTGCAAAGGCTACGGCTAGAGTTGGAAATGCGCGATCGCGTTCAAGAAGAAGTTGACCGCGCCTTCAGCCGCACGACAATTTTACTCAATACTTTGCTATTTTTACTAATTTTAGTTTGCATAGTAACAGTATCCGGAGTGTGGTTGTTAAGCCGCAATGGAATTAAACAAATACCTGCTTACGCTCCCCATGAATTAGAAGAAATAGGGGATAAATTAGCCGTACAAATAACCGCCAAAGTAACTGCTGACTTTAAAAGCCAAACCGAAGATTTTAACCAGCAGATTGAAAAGCTCAAAGCTGAGCTAATTAATCAACTACTAATTCCAATATCGGAGGCGCAAACTGCATTATCTGAGTTAAGACAACAGATAGATATTGGTTTTGCAGAAATAGAAAGGTTAAGGTACGAGCAGTATTACCAAGTGCAGAGCGATTTTGAACAAGAAATCGAAACCGAGAATTATGAAGCAGAATATCAAACATCAGAAGTGGTTTCAGATGGTCAATATGAGCTTGTAGCCGAATCTGAGGAAGCGGAAGCAGCGGTTCAAGAAGAATTTTTTAATGCAAATGATTATTTGCAGCAAGGCGAAGCTCATTTTGCTGAAGGGCGATATCTAGAAGCAACCCAATCTTATAACGCTGCTGTGAAATTAGACCCAAATCTAGCTGAAGCTAGGTATCAAAACGCTCGTTCTTATGCGATGCAATACCGCGTAAATCTTGCAATCGGAAATTTACAATGGGCTATTGATATGCACGAACAGTATAAGGAAATGGCAAAAACTGACTCTGCTTTTGCTGCAATTCGAGCAGAGGAGCAGTTTAAGAAGTTAATTTATGGATAG